The Neofelis nebulosa isolate mNeoNeb1 chromosome 16, mNeoNeb1.pri, whole genome shotgun sequence genome includes a window with the following:
- the TNFSF12 gene encoding tumor necrosis factor ligand superfamily member 12 isoform X2, giving the protein MAGRRSQRRRGLLGEPGTALLAPLALGLGLALACLGLLLAAVSLGRRPPPPAQEPSQGELVAEEDPDPPELNLQIEESRDAGPFLKRLARPRRSAPKGRKARARRAIAAHYEVHPRPGQDGAQAGVDGTVSGWEEAKINSSNPLRYDRQSGEFTVTRAGLYYLYSQVHFDEGKAVYLKLDLLVDDALALRCLEEFSATAASSPGSQVRLCHVSGLLPLRPGSSLRIRTLPWAHLKAAPFLSYFGLFQVH; this is encoded by the exons atggcCGGCCGTCGGAGCCAGAGGcggagggggctcctgggggagCCGGGCACCGCCCTGCTGGCCCCGCTCGcgctgggcctgggcctggcgCTCGCCTGCCTCGGCCTCCTGCTGGCCGCGGTCAGCCTGGGGCGCcggcccccgccgcccgcccag GAGCCTTCCCAGGGGGAGCTGGTGGCAGAGGAGGACCCGGACCCGCCG GAACTGAATCTCCAGATAGAGGAAAGCCGAGATGCCGGGCCTTTCCTGAAGCGGCTGGCGCGGCCTCGCAGAAGCG CACCCAAAGGCCGGAAAGCAAGGGCTCGCAGAGCGATCGCAGCTCACTATGAAG TTCACCCACGACCGGGACAGGACGGAGCGCAGGCCG GTGTGGACGGGACGGTGAGTGGCTGGGAGGAGGCCAAAATCAACAGCTCCAACCCACTGCGCTATGACCGCCAGAGCGGGGAGTTTACAGTCACTCGGGCTGGGCTGTACTACCTGTACAGTCAG GTGCACTTTGACGAGGGGAAGGCCGTCTACCTGAAGCTCGATTTGCTGGTGGACGACGCGCTGGCCCTGCGCTGCCTAGAAGAATTCTCCGCCACGGCCGCCAGCTCCCCGGGGTCCCAGGTCCGCCTCTGCCACGTGTCTGGGCTGTTGCCCCTCCGGCCAGGGTCCTCCCTGCGGATCCGCACCCTCCCCTGGGCCCATCTCAAGGCCGCCCCCTTCCTCAGCTACTTCGGACTCTTCCAGGTTCACTGA
- the TNFSF12 gene encoding tumor necrosis factor ligand superfamily member 12 isoform X1, producing the protein MAGRRSQRRRGLLGEPGTALLAPLALGLGLALACLGLLLAAVSLGRRPPPPAQQEPSQGELVAEEDPDPPELNLQIEESRDAGPFLKRLARPRRSAPKGRKARARRAIAAHYEVHPRPGQDGAQAGVDGTVSGWEEAKINSSNPLRYDRQSGEFTVTRAGLYYLYSQVHFDEGKAVYLKLDLLVDDALALRCLEEFSATAASSPGSQVRLCHVSGLLPLRPGSSLRIRTLPWAHLKAAPFLSYFGLFQVH; encoded by the exons atggcCGGCCGTCGGAGCCAGAGGcggagggggctcctgggggagCCGGGCACCGCCCTGCTGGCCCCGCTCGcgctgggcctgggcctggcgCTCGCCTGCCTCGGCCTCCTGCTGGCCGCGGTCAGCCTGGGGCGCcggcccccgccgcccgcccag CAGGAGCCTTCCCAGGGGGAGCTGGTGGCAGAGGAGGACCCGGACCCGCCG GAACTGAATCTCCAGATAGAGGAAAGCCGAGATGCCGGGCCTTTCCTGAAGCGGCTGGCGCGGCCTCGCAGAAGCG CACCCAAAGGCCGGAAAGCAAGGGCTCGCAGAGCGATCGCAGCTCACTATGAAG TTCACCCACGACCGGGACAGGACGGAGCGCAGGCCG GTGTGGACGGGACGGTGAGTGGCTGGGAGGAGGCCAAAATCAACAGCTCCAACCCACTGCGCTATGACCGCCAGAGCGGGGAGTTTACAGTCACTCGGGCTGGGCTGTACTACCTGTACAGTCAG GTGCACTTTGACGAGGGGAAGGCCGTCTACCTGAAGCTCGATTTGCTGGTGGACGACGCGCTGGCCCTGCGCTGCCTAGAAGAATTCTCCGCCACGGCCGCCAGCTCCCCGGGGTCCCAGGTCCGCCTCTGCCACGTGTCTGGGCTGTTGCCCCTCCGGCCAGGGTCCTCCCTGCGGATCCGCACCCTCCCCTGGGCCCATCTCAAGGCCGCCCCCTTCCTCAGCTACTTCGGACTCTTCCAGGTTCACTGA